The Castellaniella sp. genome includes a window with the following:
- a CDS encoding virulence factor SrfC family protein, with amino-acid sequence MDHQYAHLVFRSWISHLRQFPQRNAQLHLARLSKPVADDLVDEIITIASRLNIEDKLQSIFLQRAQSGTRRDQLAARRALAAYLLLGDFLANLGSTSLPEDRQPSNLWVSGQKAFIPLPVIPTGQLPTLPPQALDQSKVFTQSWLSALYSAIIENAGHTAGSEISVAQNATLAQVINTFPIPGVSNAA; translated from the coding sequence CTGGACCACCAATACGCACACCTAGTATTCCGGTCCTGGATCAGCCATCTGCGCCAGTTCCCTCAACGCAACGCTCAACTCCATCTAGCGAGGCTATCCAAACCCGTAGCTGACGACCTTGTTGACGAGATCATCACCATCGCCAGTCGCCTGAACATTGAAGACAAGCTGCAAAGCATCTTCCTGCAACGCGCTCAAAGCGGCACGCGGCGAGATCAATTGGCCGCGCGCCGCGCACTGGCTGCCTATCTGTTGTTGGGCGATTTTCTAGCTAACCTAGGGAGTACCAGCCTGCCGGAAGATCGTCAACCCAGCAACCTGTGGGTCTCCGGGCAGAAGGCCTTTATCCCACTACCGGTGATCCCTACCGGCCAATTGCCCACCCTACCCCCACAGGCATTAGACCAGAGCAAAGTCTTTACACAGAGTTGGCTCTCGGCGCTATACAGCGCCATCATCGAAAATGCGGGCCATACCGCCGGCAGTGAAATCAGCGTCGCACAGAACGCAACCCTGGCCCAGGTCATCAATACCTTTCCCATACCAGGAGTCTCAAATGCAGCTTAA